A single window of Syntrophus aciditrophicus SB DNA harbors:
- a CDS encoding class I adenylate cyclase: MDNIRKTAIDLCRSREDAGIRMALSRILIQNKSIFLEYNRFRKRLFSELAPKDSEIILYLLPWMLSVNDVSIPGYVDHIKQNFRVFNIETEKDILKRERLFKKTFHIRNDLTVLKPAEKSLPVEGIYTIGSVGTISQTSSSDCDLWICIDKTLYDEEAFDLLTLKIDRIKDWMDSRLKMPVCFFLCDVEDIRACRFGGVDCESCGSTQKKVLKEEFYRTAILTAGKIPLWWVAWDRRQTLCYDDAVREWQSAPSVYYDLIDLGNLDFIDKRESFGAALWQFNKSLTHPLKSILKMLLLKMFLESPKEELLCHRFRRLILDQPRKPHSFVDPGAFTLIAVLDFYQNMDPQTLQFILKCFYLRYKVKLFSRTMTVKEETALELFRRYGLDRETIYELNRFSSWTYSSQIRFGEFIVLLLVDIYKDIAHIARDVTGDVAAQDLTILGQKLSASLKKKPHKIPVLSKPLETLKMPSLTLRFCENRWQVFPDNDDGAMIVEKRDLVYCLAYLAWNDLYFPGQLRMLPNPTSAAMQEIINLLQKIREVFGVYDVSSIDFQNFLQPEHTEKLLIIINFAAPPHADVIHTLSVIRLNNWGELFVNRFTLQERFISFLENIAESSYNTVEFFHVQKNAPHSGKLLAKARRLVSKYFVLVDRK; encoded by the coding sequence TTGGACAACATCCGGAAAACCGCAATTGATCTTTGCCGAAGCAGGGAGGACGCAGGAATCAGAATGGCCCTGTCCAGAATTCTTATCCAAAACAAAAGCATCTTTCTTGAATACAACCGGTTCCGAAAGCGTCTGTTTTCCGAGCTTGCCCCGAAAGACAGCGAGATCATCCTCTATCTGCTGCCCTGGATGCTCAGCGTCAACGACGTATCAATCCCCGGTTACGTTGATCATATAAAGCAAAATTTCCGTGTTTTCAACATCGAAACCGAAAAGGATATCCTGAAACGGGAACGCCTTTTCAAGAAAACCTTCCACATCCGGAACGACTTGACCGTGCTCAAGCCTGCTGAAAAATCCCTGCCCGTCGAGGGTATTTACACCATCGGAAGCGTCGGGACGATCAGTCAGACTTCCTCTTCGGACTGCGATCTCTGGATCTGCATCGACAAAACGCTTTACGACGAAGAGGCCTTTGATCTGCTCACCCTGAAAATCGACCGGATCAAAGATTGGATGGATTCCCGGCTGAAAATGCCCGTCTGTTTTTTTCTCTGCGATGTCGAGGATATCCGTGCATGCCGGTTTGGCGGCGTGGATTGTGAGAGCTGCGGCAGCACCCAGAAAAAAGTCCTCAAGGAAGAGTTTTATCGGACGGCCATACTCACAGCCGGCAAAATTCCCCTCTGGTGGGTTGCCTGGGACCGGCGGCAAACCCTGTGTTATGATGATGCCGTCAGGGAGTGGCAGTCCGCCCCGTCGGTCTACTATGATCTGATCGATCTGGGAAATCTGGATTTCATAGATAAAAGAGAATCCTTCGGCGCGGCGCTCTGGCAGTTCAACAAATCACTGACTCATCCCCTCAAATCCATTCTCAAGATGCTGCTGCTGAAAATGTTTCTCGAATCACCGAAGGAGGAGCTTCTCTGTCACCGCTTCCGCCGGCTGATTCTCGATCAGCCCCGGAAGCCCCATTCCTTTGTTGACCCCGGTGCTTTCACGCTCATCGCCGTCCTGGATTTTTACCAGAACATGGACCCGCAAACGCTCCAGTTTATCCTGAAATGCTTTTACCTGCGGTATAAGGTCAAACTCTTTTCCAGAACCATGACGGTCAAAGAGGAAACGGCCCTCGAGCTTTTCCGGAGATACGGGCTGGACAGGGAGACGATATATGAACTCAATCGCTTTTCATCCTGGACATATTCCTCGCAGATCCGGTTTGGGGAATTCATCGTCCTGCTCCTGGTAGACATCTACAAAGACATCGCCCATATCGCCAGGGACGTGACGGGTGATGTGGCCGCTCAGGATCTGACAATCCTTGGCCAAAAACTTTCCGCTTCCCTGAAAAAGAAACCGCACAAGATCCCGGTTCTTTCCAAGCCCCTGGAAACCTTGAAAATGCCTTCGCTGACCTTGCGCTTCTGTGAAAACAGGTGGCAGGTTTTCCCGGATAACGACGACGGCGCAATGATCGTTGAGAAGAGGGATCTCGTGTACTGCCTTGCTTACCTCGCCTGGAACGATCTCTATTTCCCCGGGCAATTGCGGATGCTTCCCAACCCGACTTCGGCGGCAATGCAGGAAATCATCAATCTGCTGCAAAAAATCCGTGAGGTTTTCGGCGTCTACGACGTCAGTTCCATCGATTTTCAGAATTTCCTGCAGCCGGAGCATACGGAGAAATTGCTTATCATCATCAATTTCGCGGCTCCTCCCCACGCCGACGTTATCCATACTCTTTCCGTCATTCGTCTCAACAACTGGGGAGAATTATTTGTAAACCGGTTTACCCTCCAGGAAAGGTTCATTTCATTTCTTGAAAATATCGCGGAAAGCTCTTACAATACAGTTGAGTTTTTTCACGTTCAAAAAAACGCTCCTCACAGCGGAAAACTTCTCGCGAAAGCAAGGCGCCTGGTATCCAAATATTTTGTTCTTGTCGATCGGAAATAG
- the hrpA gene encoding ATP-dependent RNA helicase HrpA → MQETIHVNKRPGRMRSGNKKELRRKNRPRVTYPADLPITARRREIVQAIARHRVVVITGETGSGKTTQLPKMCLEAGRGINGIIGCTQPRRVAAVTVAERIAEELGQTVGQAVGYRIRFEDRSGPSPYIRIMTDGILLMETQSDPLLHAYDTIIVDEAHERNLNIDFLLGYLKTLLRKRNDLKIIITSATIDTEKFAAAFDGAPVIEVTGRVYPVEVLYRPIEQGDGDEEITHVEAAVRAVEELRARRSDRGDILIFMPTEQDIRDTCELLEGRRYENLVILPLFARLSWAEQRRIFSATTAQKIIVATNIAETSLTIPGIRYVIDTGYARVSQYNPRTRTNSLPVRAISRSSADQRKGRCGRVQNGVCIRLYEEEDYLNRPQFSVPEILRSNLAEVILRMLKLRLGHPAAFPFIDAPNPKSVRDGFEILKELGAISIEKNRNSREEGNGEADVRLTERGRRMARLPMDPRIARILLEAEKEGCVEEATIIASGLCIQDPRERPVDEEGLADAAHRVFLDPTSDFLTLLRIWDKYQRAQETLKSQGKMRKYCRVNYLSWRRMREWKDIYEQIRTIRREEEKADRSISKKLAAAPEDLNAAIHRSILSGYLSGIAVKKEKNIYSATRGREVMLFPGSGLFNSGGNWIVAAEMVETSRLFARIAANISSEWIEELAGNLCTSTYSEPHWEKRREEVVAYQQVSLFGLVIVPQRKVSYAHIDPEEASRIFVRSALVEGELKTPLPFLLYNRQLVAEVIGMEDKIRRRDLLQDESVLNDFYASRLPGICNVRTLKRKIREQGGDAFLRMTPADVLTRLPDEEELSLFPDEVTVGGRSYRCVYRFDPGKADDGVTLKIPDVLLPDVPAAAADWMIPGHLRDRILALLRGLPKEYRKKLQPLAGTADYIVKHLGGPSGPLLSAVAGLLRERLGVDIPASAWSAREVPDFLQVRFAVVDGEGREKAAGRDLSLLQQTLTAEQDSRAFEQARRKWEKSDLTAWDFGEIPESIDLHANGSFKGCAWPALTPGDGCVHLRLYKTREEAACVHREGIAALYGLYFTRELKELKKALKLTEPLKTWAESFIGVRNMESRLLEKVKKDLFAVDVRTAEDFEAHARKIAGKILISGQEGIRTVEPLLKAWFEIAGDFRNLEIVNRGNSGAREFILQLRREMEGLLPADFLCRFDAGRLSHIPRYLKALKIRAERGLLNPEKDRRRERELLPFVTRHNELVQNMTSGVSDEKQQALADLSLMIEEFKVSLFAQELKTAFPVSARRLEEKLNEIVRMF, encoded by the coding sequence GTGCAAGAAACAATCCATGTAAATAAACGTCCGGGGCGGATGCGCTCCGGGAATAAGAAGGAGCTTCGGCGGAAAAACCGTCCCCGGGTGACCTATCCGGCGGATCTGCCGATTACGGCCCGGCGAAGGGAAATCGTTCAGGCCATCGCGCGTCATCGCGTGGTGGTTATTACGGGAGAGACCGGTTCGGGAAAGACGACTCAGCTCCCCAAGATGTGCCTGGAGGCAGGGCGAGGCATCAACGGGATCATCGGCTGCACGCAGCCCCGGAGGGTCGCCGCGGTGACTGTGGCGGAGCGGATTGCCGAGGAACTGGGGCAGACCGTCGGCCAGGCGGTGGGCTACCGCATCCGCTTTGAAGACCGTTCCGGTCCTTCCCCGTATATACGGATCATGACCGACGGCATTCTCCTGATGGAAACCCAGTCGGACCCTCTCCTGCACGCCTACGACACGATCATCGTCGATGAGGCGCACGAGCGGAATCTCAATATCGACTTTCTCCTCGGTTACCTGAAAACCCTCCTGCGGAAGAGAAACGATCTCAAGATCATCATCACCTCGGCCACCATCGATACGGAGAAATTCGCCGCCGCCTTTGACGGCGCTCCGGTAATCGAAGTCACGGGAAGGGTTTATCCCGTGGAAGTCCTTTACCGGCCCATCGAACAGGGTGACGGAGACGAGGAAATCACCCACGTCGAAGCCGCGGTGCGGGCTGTGGAGGAACTGCGAGCCAGGCGTTCCGACCGTGGAGACATCCTGATTTTTATGCCCACGGAACAGGACATCCGGGACACCTGTGAGCTGCTTGAGGGAAGACGCTATGAGAACCTGGTCATTCTTCCCCTTTTTGCCCGTCTGTCCTGGGCGGAGCAGCGCCGCATCTTTTCGGCGACGACCGCGCAGAAAATCATTGTAGCCACGAACATTGCCGAAACCTCGCTTACCATCCCCGGCATCCGCTACGTGATTGACACCGGTTACGCCCGTGTTTCCCAGTATAATCCGCGGACCCGGACCAACAGCCTCCCCGTGCGGGCGATATCACGGAGCAGCGCCGATCAGCGCAAAGGGCGGTGCGGGCGCGTGCAGAACGGCGTCTGCATCCGGCTTTACGAGGAAGAGGATTATCTGAACCGTCCCCAGTTTTCCGTACCGGAAATTCTGCGCTCCAATCTGGCGGAGGTCATCCTCCGCATGCTGAAACTTCGATTGGGCCACCCGGCGGCTTTTCCCTTCATCGATGCCCCGAATCCCAAAAGCGTCCGCGACGGGTTTGAAATCCTGAAGGAACTGGGAGCCATCTCCATCGAGAAAAACAGGAACAGCAGAGAAGAAGGGAATGGGGAAGCGGACGTGCGGCTGACCGAGAGAGGGCGCCGGATGGCCCGTCTGCCCATGGACCCGCGGATTGCCCGGATTCTTCTGGAGGCGGAAAAGGAAGGGTGTGTGGAGGAAGCGACGATCATCGCCTCCGGGCTCTGCATTCAGGATCCCCGGGAGAGGCCCGTCGATGAGGAAGGCCTGGCCGACGCGGCTCATCGCGTTTTTCTCGATCCAACGTCCGATTTTCTGACGCTGCTGCGCATCTGGGACAAGTATCAGAGGGCTCAGGAGACGCTGAAAAGTCAGGGAAAGATGCGGAAATACTGCCGGGTGAACTATCTGTCCTGGAGAAGAATGCGGGAATGGAAAGACATTTACGAGCAGATCCGGACAATTCGGCGCGAAGAGGAAAAAGCGGACCGGAGCATCTCGAAAAAGTTAGCGGCGGCTCCGGAAGATCTGAACGCCGCCATCCACCGCTCCATCCTCAGCGGCTATCTGTCCGGCATTGCCGTCAAGAAGGAGAAAAACATCTATTCGGCGACTCGGGGAAGGGAAGTCATGCTCTTTCCGGGTTCGGGACTCTTCAATTCCGGGGGGAACTGGATCGTGGCCGCTGAAATGGTGGAGACGTCCCGGCTCTTCGCCCGCATCGCCGCGAATATTTCCAGCGAGTGGATCGAGGAATTGGCCGGAAATCTCTGCACCTCCACCTATTCCGAACCGCACTGGGAAAAGCGCCGGGAAGAGGTTGTGGCTTATCAGCAGGTCTCGCTTTTCGGCCTGGTCATCGTTCCGCAGCGAAAGGTGTCATACGCGCATATCGATCCCGAGGAAGCCTCGCGCATCTTTGTCCGCAGCGCCCTGGTGGAAGGGGAGTTGAAAACGCCTCTGCCGTTCCTGCTCTACAACCGTCAGCTCGTGGCGGAGGTCATCGGGATGGAGGACAAAATCCGCCGCCGCGATCTTCTCCAGGATGAATCCGTGCTGAACGATTTTTACGCGTCGAGGCTGCCGGGGATCTGCAATGTGCGGACGCTTAAGAGAAAGATCCGGGAACAGGGCGGCGACGCCTTTCTGAGGATGACTCCCGCGGATGTCCTGACCCGGCTTCCCGATGAGGAGGAATTATCCCTTTTCCCCGACGAGGTGACCGTCGGAGGGCGGAGCTACCGCTGCGTCTACCGTTTCGATCCGGGCAAGGCCGACGACGGCGTGACCCTGAAAATTCCCGATGTCCTGCTGCCCGATGTCCCTGCCGCGGCTGCCGACTGGATGATTCCGGGACATCTGCGGGACCGGATTCTGGCCCTGCTTAGGGGACTGCCCAAGGAGTATCGTAAGAAACTTCAGCCGCTGGCCGGGACAGCGGATTACATCGTAAAGCATCTGGGCGGCCCCTCAGGTCCGCTTCTTTCCGCCGTGGCCGGCCTGCTCCGGGAAAGACTGGGTGTGGACATCCCCGCATCGGCCTGGTCCGCCAGAGAAGTCCCCGATTTCCTGCAGGTGCGCTTTGCCGTTGTGGATGGCGAGGGTCGCGAGAAGGCTGCCGGCCGGGACCTCTCGTTACTTCAGCAGACCCTGACCGCGGAGCAGGATTCCCGGGCTTTTGAACAGGCGCGGAGAAAATGGGAAAAATCGGATCTGACGGCGTGGGATTTCGGGGAGATTCCTGAATCCATCGATCTCCACGCGAACGGGTCATTCAAGGGATGCGCCTGGCCTGCCCTGACCCCGGGAGACGGATGCGTCCATCTCCGCCTTTATAAGACCCGTGAGGAAGCGGCCTGCGTGCATCGGGAAGGGATCGCTGCACTTTACGGCCTTTATTTTACCCGGGAGTTGAAAGAGCTGAAAAAGGCGCTCAAATTGACGGAACCATTGAAAACCTGGGCGGAGTCTTTTATCGGCGTTCGGAATATGGAAAGCCGGCTGCTCGAAAAGGTGAAAAAAGATCTCTTTGCCGTGGATGTCCGGACAGCGGAGGATTTCGAGGCCCATGCCCGGAAGATAGCGGGGAAGATATTGATCTCCGGACAGGAGGGGATCAGGACTGTGGAGCCCCTGTTGAAGGCCTGGTTCGAAATCGCGGGAGATTTCAGGAATCTTGAGATCGTCAACCGGGGAAACAGCGGGGCGCGGGAATTCATTCTTCAACTTCGACGGGAAATGGAGGGACTGCTGCCGGCGGATTTTCTGTGCCGCTTCGATGCGGGGCGGCTTTCGCATATCCCCCGTTATCTGAAGGCCCTGAAGATACGCGCCGAACGGGGCCTGCTCAATCCTGAAAAAGACCGGCGCCGGGAACGGGAGCTTCTTCCTTTCGTCACCCGGCATAATGAACTTGTGCAAAACATGACGTCCGGTGTCTCCGATGAAAAGCAGCAGGCTCTTGCAGACCTTTCCCTGATGATCGAGGAGTTCAAGGTGTCGCTTTTCGCCCAGGAGCTGAAAACGGCTTTCCCCGTATCCGCCCGTCGGCTCGAGGAAAAACTGAACGAAATCGTCAGGATGTTTTAA
- a CDS encoding MBL fold metallo-hydrolase: MGRAVTIVSGIYLIGGANLTRSEDAAVYLIDFGTEQVMIDSGAGRSAKRLEENIRAAGFDPHGISTLILTHRHIDHIGAAPYFRERFGCRILMHDLDADAVEQGDPVQTVADWYGTSFPPTPVDIRVSGEEETLSFDGESLHILFTPGHTPGSLSLYLDRDGRRILFGQDIHGPFIPRLGADLQAWRQSMEKLLSLKADLLCEGHFGIFEPWEAVERFIRQHIDRNNA; the protein is encoded by the coding sequence ATGGGACGCGCCGTTACGATTGTAAGCGGAATTTATCTCATCGGGGGGGCGAACCTCACCCGTTCGGAAGACGCCGCAGTCTATCTGATCGATTTCGGCACGGAACAGGTCATGATCGACTCAGGCGCGGGCCGTTCGGCGAAACGCCTTGAGGAAAACATACGGGCGGCAGGTTTTGATCCCCACGGAATTTCGACGCTGATCCTCACGCACCGCCACATCGACCACATCGGCGCGGCGCCTTATTTCCGCGAACGCTTCGGATGCAGGATTCTCATGCATGACCTCGATGCCGATGCCGTGGAACAGGGCGATCCCGTCCAGACTGTGGCCGACTGGTACGGAACGAGCTTTCCGCCGACGCCCGTCGATATCCGTGTTTCCGGAGAAGAGGAGACGCTTTCGTTCGACGGAGAATCCCTGCATATCCTTTTTACCCCCGGGCACACGCCCGGCTCCCTCTCCCTGTACCTCGACCGGGATGGGCGCCGCATCCTCTTCGGGCAGGACATACACGGTCCCTTCATCCCCCGGCTGGGGGCCGATCTTCAAGCCTGGCGGCAATCCATGGAAAAATTGTTGAGCCTCAAAGCGGACCTTCTCTGCGAAGGGCATTTCGGCATCTTTGAGCCCTGGGAAGCCGTTGAAAGGTTCATTCGTCAGCACATAGACCGCAACAACGCCTGA
- a CDS encoding dihydroorotate dehydrogenase has product MTSGEDKRTQAIEPRLAVDIGGLRLCNPVMTASGTFGYGEEYAPFVDLNRLGAVIVKGLSLEPRAGNPPPRLAETPCGMLNAIGLQNIGVRAFVEQKLPFLKDFTTAVIANIFGETLDEYEKVAEILTAAGGVAALEVNISCPNVKKGGIAFGADPEMAAEVTGRVKQSTNLPVIMKLSPNVTDISAIAESVEAAGADAVSLINTLTGMSVDVERRKPHLYNMTGGLSGPAVKPVALRMVWQVASRVQIPVIGLGGIMTANDALEFLIVGAKAVQVGTANFVDPRATMKILDGMTHYLRKHKLSDISELIGTLGRL; this is encoded by the coding sequence ATGACATCTGGAGAAGACAAGAGAACTCAGGCAATCGAACCCCGTCTGGCTGTCGACATCGGAGGGCTTCGCCTCTGCAATCCGGTCATGACGGCCTCCGGGACCTTTGGTTACGGCGAGGAATATGCCCCCTTTGTCGACTTGAACCGCCTGGGAGCCGTGATCGTGAAGGGTTTGTCCCTTGAACCCAGGGCAGGCAATCCGCCGCCCCGTCTCGCGGAAACCCCATGCGGAATGCTCAATGCCATCGGTCTGCAGAACATCGGCGTCAGAGCTTTCGTCGAGCAGAAGCTTCCTTTCCTGAAAGATTTTACAACGGCAGTCATCGCCAATATTTTCGGGGAGACCCTGGACGAATATGAGAAAGTGGCGGAAATCCTCACCGCGGCCGGAGGAGTCGCCGCGCTTGAGGTCAATATCTCCTGTCCCAATGTCAAAAAGGGAGGCATCGCTTTCGGGGCTGACCCGGAGATGGCCGCCGAGGTAACCGGAAGGGTCAAACAGTCCACGAATCTGCCGGTGATTATGAAGCTTTCCCCCAATGTGACGGACATTTCCGCTATCGCGGAAAGCGTCGAAGCCGCCGGCGCGGATGCCGTCTCCCTCATCAATACCCTGACCGGAATGTCCGTCGATGTGGAACGGCGGAAGCCTCATCTTTACAACATGACCGGCGGCCTTTCCGGACCTGCCGTCAAGCCTGTCGCCCTGCGGATGGTCTGGCAGGTGGCCAGCCGGGTCCAAATTCCTGTCATCGGCCTCGGCGGGATCATGACGGCGAATGATGCCCTGGAATTTCTGATTGTCGGGGCGAAGGCCGTTCAGGTCGGTACGGCCAATTTTGTGGACCCCCGCGCCACGATGAAAATTCTCGATGGAATGACGCATTATCTCAGGAAACACAAGCTGTCCGACATTTCGGAATTGATCGGGACACTCGGCAGGCTGTAA
- a CDS encoding tetratricopeptide repeat protein: protein MKMKKNCFPMLQAKHVSCFLFVLSCLVFFPALPGSGRAAEQNSSTTFIAHVASFKTETKAGIQAKQIESKGVKAWTKKMNIPGKGLYHRVYVGPFNSRKSAVTVLQKLKSDKVISYYAIEAGNTATEVKGEILPPPQEVKPLPPKTESRPAPPPAATRPAPQPPEKTPVAVKPSDQAAKPAPEPARAEAGKSVETSSVPSSGKTPQTVKQAPQVYPFDPKQDASFYYNQGIKHLIKEQYDLALQSFSNALRIDAKFAEGYIKRGDTWYLKGDNEMAINDYNTAIALKPRYSESYLGRGLAYKNLGQIKKSEEDLRHACRLGSEEACTLLKVWRSMTVPGR, encoded by the coding sequence ATGAAGATGAAGAAAAACTGTTTCCCAATGTTGCAGGCAAAACATGTCTCCTGCTTTTTGTTCGTTCTGTCCTGCCTTGTCTTTTTTCCGGCTCTCCCCGGCTCCGGTCGGGCCGCTGAGCAAAACAGCTCCACAACCTTTATCGCCCATGTCGCCTCCTTCAAAACTGAGACGAAAGCAGGAATTCAGGCGAAACAGATCGAAAGCAAAGGGGTGAAGGCATGGACGAAGAAAATGAATATTCCCGGAAAGGGTCTCTATCATCGTGTTTATGTCGGTCCCTTCAATAGCCGGAAGTCGGCGGTTACTGTCCTGCAGAAGCTCAAGAGCGACAAGGTCATCTCCTATTACGCCATTGAAGCCGGTAACACGGCGACCGAAGTAAAAGGCGAAATTCTGCCGCCCCCCCAGGAAGTAAAACCCCTTCCACCCAAAACCGAATCCCGTCCGGCCCCTCCCCCGGCCGCAACCAGACCGGCTCCTCAGCCCCCTGAGAAGACACCCGTGGCGGTAAAACCCTCGGATCAGGCAGCGAAGCCGGCCCCTGAGCCTGCCAGGGCAGAAGCGGGGAAGTCTGTCGAGACCTCCTCTGTGCCTTCTTCCGGAAAAACGCCTCAAACTGTAAAGCAGGCGCCTCAGGTGTACCCCTTTGATCCGAAACAGGATGCTTCATTTTATTATAACCAGGGAATCAAACATCTCATCAAGGAACAATATGATTTGGCGCTTCAGAGCTTTTCGAATGCGCTCCGGATCGATGCGAAATTTGCGGAAGGGTATATCAAGCGCGGCGATACCTGGTATCTGAAGGGCGATAACGAAATGGCCATCAACGATTACAATACGGCCATTGCCCTGAAGCCTCGATATTCGGAATCCTATCTCGGGCGCGGGCTGGCCTATAAAAACCTGGGGCAGATCAAAAAATCCGAGGAAGATCTCCGTCATGCCTGCAGACTCGGCAGTGAAGAAGCCTGCACCCTGTTGAAAGTATGGCGCTCCATGACCGTTCCCGGACGGTGA
- a CDS encoding dihydroorotate dehydrogenase electron transfer subunit has protein sequence MHIFPMSIAGKILVNSKVVNEHFLMRIELSPAFPQALPGQFVMIRDSAAQAPLLSRPMSIYAFERNRDSAFLEIFYRVAGEGTRNFSLFQSDHKVQILGPLGKGFTVDADCRRAILISGGIGISPLTFLAAHLEERRKNVPLEITAYVGARSADFLAGLERLAAHCSDIRICTDDGSTGYRGTVTDLFARDLPGYDAKDSRIYTCGPEGMMKRLAEVLRGHPLPCQVSVEERMACGLGACLGCAVPVRTDSGDVAYRRVCKDGPVFDISAMVWSF, from the coding sequence ATGCATATATTTCCCATGTCGATAGCGGGTAAAATTCTGGTCAACAGCAAAGTGGTCAACGAACATTTTCTAATGCGGATCGAACTGTCCCCTGCTTTTCCGCAAGCCCTTCCCGGTCAGTTTGTCATGATCCGTGACAGTGCGGCTCAGGCCCCCCTTCTGTCGAGGCCCATGAGTATCTATGCCTTCGAACGGAATCGGGACTCCGCCTTTCTGGAAATTTTCTACCGCGTCGCCGGTGAAGGAACCCGGAATTTCTCTCTTTTTCAATCCGATCACAAGGTCCAGATTCTCGGCCCACTGGGCAAGGGCTTTACGGTGGATGCCGACTGCAGGCGCGCGATCCTGATTTCCGGAGGAATCGGAATATCTCCCCTGACTTTCCTCGCCGCCCATTTAGAGGAGAGACGGAAGAATGTTCCCTTGGAAATCACGGCCTATGTCGGAGCGCGCTCCGCAGATTTTCTCGCCGGGCTGGAACGGCTGGCCGCGCACTGTTCAGACATCCGGATCTGCACAGACGACGGCAGCACAGGCTATCGCGGCACAGTCACGGACCTGTTTGCAAGAGACCTTCCCGGATACGATGCGAAGGATTCCCGGATATACACCTGTGGACCTGAGGGCATGATGAAGCGGCTGGCCGAAGTGCTGCGGGGGCACCCTCTGCCCTGCCAGGTTTCCGTCGAGGAAAGAATGGCCTGCGGTCTGGGCGCCTGTCTGGGGTGTGCCGTACCGGTCAGAACGGATTCCGGCGATGTGGCCTATCGCCGTGTATGCAAGGACGGGCCGGTTTTTGACATCAGCGCCATGGTCTGGTCATTTTGA
- the rimI gene encoding ribosomal protein S18-alanine N-acetyltransferase: MSSENGRSNSFLLEPMTPDDLEDVLAIETAAFPSPWSRNLFLEEFSSSVARNLTIRISSRGRSILVGYAVFRIAADEVDIQRIAVKPEFRRRSAATFLIKALLQKAGKEGCTQAFLEVRPSNEAAIRLYEKLGFVVKGIRKSYYVEQGEDALVMGRDIPAGSGSSEL, from the coding sequence ATGTCATCTGAAAACGGCCGTTCCAACAGCTTCCTTCTTGAACCGATGACCCCGGATGATCTGGAGGACGTGCTGGCTATTGAGACAGCCGCCTTTCCGTCTCCCTGGTCCCGTAATCTCTTTCTCGAGGAGTTTTCCTCCTCTGTCGCCCGCAATCTGACAATCCGGATATCCAGCCGGGGGCGCAGCATCCTCGTCGGCTACGCGGTATTCCGGATTGCCGCAGATGAAGTCGATATCCAGAGAATCGCTGTAAAACCGGAGTTCCGCCGCCGGAGTGCGGCGACATTTTTGATTAAAGCCCTGCTTCAAAAAGCTGGGAAGGAGGGATGCACGCAAGCCTTTCTGGAGGTCCGTCCTTCAAATGAGGCAGCAATTCGGCTCTATGAAAAACTTGGTTTTGTGGTAAAGGGAATCCGGAAATCATACTATGTGGAACAGGGTGAAGACGCGCTGGTCATGGGGAGGGACATCCCCGCTGGAAGCGGCTCTTCTGAACTTTGA
- a CDS encoding PTS sugar transporter subunit IIC: MFIQCVMASLLGSLICLDRILIQSMIARPVIAAPLMGFFLGDPYSGLLIGALIELFWIDRLPVGTYIPPHDSLTAILITASCIFSSREIGHHFREIMAFSILIFIPCGYVGQKMESIHIQMNDRLARAALLCAGKADVNGVAARHLLSPVVYFLLTFFLILFFLLSGTVMTTFLFPRFPLSVLKALNMTFFFFPLLGIAVALNTIHLRRMVPVFCAIFLAIAGILEFFHVI, from the coding sequence ATGTTCATCCAATGCGTAATGGCTTCTCTACTGGGAAGTCTGATCTGTCTTGACAGGATCTTGATTCAGAGCATGATCGCCAGACCCGTGATCGCCGCTCCCCTGATGGGGTTTTTTCTCGGCGATCCTTATTCCGGTCTGCTGATCGGCGCCTTGATCGAGTTGTTCTGGATCGACCGTTTGCCGGTAGGCACCTACATCCCTCCACATGATTCCCTCACCGCTATTCTGATTACGGCTTCCTGCATTTTCTCCAGCCGGGAGATCGGTCATCACTTCCGGGAAATCATGGCCTTTTCCATCCTTATCTTTATCCCCTGTGGTTATGTGGGACAGAAAATGGAATCTATCCACATTCAAATGAACGACCGCCTTGCAAGAGCGGCATTGCTCTGCGCGGGAAAAGCTGATGTCAACGGCGTCGCGGCGCGACATCTGTTGTCTCCGGTCGTTTATTTTCTCCTTACCTTTTTCCTTATTCTTTTCTTTCTGCTGTCTGGAACAGTGATGACCACGTTCCTTTTTCCCCGTTTCCCCCTTTCAGTACTCAAAGCGCTGAATATGACCTTTTTTTTCTTCCCTCTTCTGGGAATTGCCGTGGCTTTGAATACAATTCATCTGCGGAGGATGGTCCCTGTTTTCTGCGCCATTTTTCTGGCGATTGCCGGAATTCTGGAATTCTTCCATGTCATCTGA